The sequence below is a genomic window from Macadamia integrifolia cultivar HAES 741 chromosome 1, SCU_Mint_v3, whole genome shotgun sequence.
ATAGAAATCGACCCTAAAAGTAGGAACATATTTTTAGATACCAAAACTAAATCAGCATGGTTTGATTCAATTTCGATTTTTAATCGGTTTCTTATTGAGTTCTTTATTCGGCTTTAATCCAATTAACTTTCATATTAAGTTTAGGTACTATATTATGTGTTTGGACCAATTTTTTACATCTTCATCAACCAAAAAATTCCTTATTTATCAAGGTCATAATCTACCAAACATTTATCAAGCATTAAAGAGGAATAGAAATTATCACCTACATTTATTGAAATAGTAAAAACAATATATAATTTTACCGATTTCCTTATTCAGTTCAAAAACAGATAATTTGGTTTGAACAAAAAAAGAGTCTCccttttgaaatcaaaactttACCAATTTATTTTGATTCAGCATTAAACAGcacattttgattttgattttgatttcggtTACGGTTTTAAATTAACACCCtaacatataataataatatagaaTCTAGCCAGGACCAGCTGGCCAAACCAGTACACATTAGAATGACCCAAAATGTTTGGATTTTTCAAAAAACCATCGGTTTGTTTTGGGTTCAGGTGTACAGTTTACAATATATACTGGCAAGAAAAGACCAAGTTTAGAAGACTTTGACCCAAACACATGTCCCGGGATTACCTAAACCTGTCACCTACTTTTGACCCTGATAACTATAATGATTGATTTCCTTCCAGTTCATGAAACTTCCCTAAACGTACGAACCCATACCATAAACCGGGATACCCGGAATTGGTCTTGAATCAAACCGAACCTGACCAATTCCTGGCCCAGAAAATCTTAATTGTGGGACCCATTTGATCGGATGgtaccagaaccagaaccagaagtCTTTCCTTAAAATCTCATTCAGAGAATGTCTCATCCATGATAGCTCCCACCATCAAACGGTCCATAGTCTCTCTCATTTCTCACTTAAATCCCCtaccctcttcctctccctctctctctctctctagtttcaCTAAGAATTAGCAGAGACAAAGCAAAGCAGAGAGCCATGTACAGAgcctctcctctcttccttctcctcacTCTCTTCCTCACCTTCTCATCTCTCCCAAACCCATCAACGGCAGCCACCGATACCTTCGTCTACGGTGGTTGTTCTCAGCTGAGATACAACCCAGGCTCACCTTTCGAGTCCAACCTCAACTCGCTTCTCACCTCGCTAGTCAACTcagccaccaccacctccttcaACAAATTCACCATCTACAGCTCCACCCAACAAGATGTCGTCTATGGTCTGTACCAATGCCAAGGAGATCTCTCCCTACCCGACTGTGGCACCTGTGTTGAACGCGCAGTGAGTCAACTCGGCATCGTCTGCTCCAGCTCCACCGGTGGCGCCGTACAGTTACAAGGCTGCTTCGTAAAGTACGATAACACATCTATCTTAGGTGTGGAAGATAAGACGGTGGTGGTGAAGAAGTGTGGACCGCCGGTCGATTATCAATCGGACGTGGTAAGCCGGAGTGATGCGGTCTTGAATGGTCTGGCCAGTGAGGGTGGGTATTTCCGGGTTGGTGGGTCTGGGGAAGTGCAAGGTGTGGCTCAGTGTGTCGGTGATCTGAGTGGCAACCAGTGTCAGGATTGTTTGTCTTCTGCGATCGGACGGCTGAGGAGCGAGTGTGGTGCGGCGGCGTATGGTGATATGTATTTGGCTAAGTGTTATGTGCGGTATTCTACCACTGGAGGTCATTCTCAAGGGAGTAGTGGTAAGTGGTTTTACACATCTTCATGGTGGTTTCTGGttttagttctctctctctctcacaaaatAACCTTTAATTTCAACTAAATTTACATGCTTTGAACAAGGAGATCATGGTGTTTAAGAATTTTAAGAGAGATTGATTTGATAGAGCCTTGTTATGTTGACTTGGGAACTGTCTGATTTGGTGACATGATTAGTATTTTGTGTTGAACTAATTTTAGAACATGAGAGCCGTTTGATTAAAATCTGATGGTTGAAAAAATTGTTTCACATAGAGAATCCAAGGATTGGAGGATAAAGGTCTATGTAGCCGTAGTCATTTAGATGAGATTTTTCTGATTTGTTGg
It includes:
- the LOC122073843 gene encoding plasmodesmata-located protein 6-like, coding for MYRASPLFLLLTLFLTFSSLPNPSTAATDTFVYGGCSQLRYNPGSPFESNLNSLLTSLVNSATTTSFNKFTIYSSTQQDVVYGLYQCQGDLSLPDCGTCVERAVSQLGIVCSSSTGGAVQLQGCFVKYDNTSILGVEDKTVVVKKCGPPVDYQSDVVSRSDAVLNGLASEGGYFRVGGSGEVQGVAQCVGDLSGNQCQDCLSSAIGRLRSECGAAAYGDMYLAKCYVRYSTTGGHSQGSSGSSSSSDHQNQTSKTLAIIIGMLALVALIIIFVSFISRAIERRSGGK